A window of Saccopteryx leptura isolate mSacLep1 chromosome 5, mSacLep1_pri_phased_curated, whole genome shotgun sequence contains these coding sequences:
- the OCIAD1 gene encoding OCIA domain-containing protein 1 isoform X1 gives MNGRADFREPNAEVTRPIPHIGADYIPTEEERRVFAECNDESFWFRSVPLAATSMLITQGLISKGILSSHPKYGSIPKLIFACIMGYFAGKLSYVKTCQEKFKNLENSPLGEALRSGQARRSSPPGHYSQKSRQDSNVSDRSFVTSPAADNMEREMFPRYEPIPFSASMNESTPTGITDHIAQGPDPNLEESPKRKTVTYEELRNKNRESYEVTLAHKTDPSVRPMQERVPKKEVKVNKYGDTWDE, from the exons ATGAATGGCAGGGCTGATTTTCGAGAGCCGAATGCCGAAGTTACAAGACCTATTCCCC ACATAGGGGCTGATTACATTCcaacagaggaagaaagaagagtctTTGCAGAATGCAATGATGAAAGCTTCTGGTTCAGat CTGTGCCTTTGGCTGCAACAAGTATGTTGATTACACAAGGATTGATTAGTaaag GAATCCTTTCAAGTCATCCCAAGTATGGATCCATCCCTAAACTCATAT TTGCTTGTATCATGGGATACTTTGCTGGAAAGCTTTCTTATGTGAAAACTTGCCAAGAGAAGTTCAAGAATCTTGAGAATTCCCCTCTTGGAGAAGCTTTACGATCAGGACAGGCACGACGCTCTTCACCGCCTGG GCACTATTCTCAAAAGTCAAGACAAGACTCAAATGTGAGTGATCGTTCTTTTGTGACATCCCCAGCGGCAGACAATATGGAAAGAGAGATGTTTCCTCGTTATGAGCCAATTCCATTTAGTGCTTCTATGAATGAATCTACTCCTACTGGTATTACTGATCATATTGCCCAAG GACCTGATCCCAACCTTGAAGAAAGTCCTAAAAGAAAAACTGTTACATATGAGGAATTAAGGAATAAGAACAGAGAGTCATATGAAGTAACGTTAGCACATAAGACTGACCCCTCAGTCAGGCCTATGCAGGAAAGAGTGCCCAAAAAAGAAG TCAAAGTAAACAAATATGGAGATACTTGGGATGAGTGA
- the OCIAD1 gene encoding OCIA domain-containing protein 1 isoform X3: MNGRADFREPNAEVTRPIPHIGADYIPTEEERRVFAECNDESFWFRSVPLAATSMLITQGLISKGILSSHPKYGSIPKLIFACIMGYFAGKLSYVKTCQEKFKNLENSPLGEALRSGQARRSSPPGHYSQKSRQDSNVSDRSFVTSPAADNMEREMFPRYEPIPFSASMNESTPTGITDHIAQGRNFS; encoded by the exons ATGAATGGCAGGGCTGATTTTCGAGAGCCGAATGCCGAAGTTACAAGACCTATTCCCC ACATAGGGGCTGATTACATTCcaacagaggaagaaagaagagtctTTGCAGAATGCAATGATGAAAGCTTCTGGTTCAGat CTGTGCCTTTGGCTGCAACAAGTATGTTGATTACACAAGGATTGATTAGTaaag GAATCCTTTCAAGTCATCCCAAGTATGGATCCATCCCTAAACTCATAT TTGCTTGTATCATGGGATACTTTGCTGGAAAGCTTTCTTATGTGAAAACTTGCCAAGAGAAGTTCAAGAATCTTGAGAATTCCCCTCTTGGAGAAGCTTTACGATCAGGACAGGCACGACGCTCTTCACCGCCTGG GCACTATTCTCAAAAGTCAAGACAAGACTCAAATGTGAGTGATCGTTCTTTTGTGACATCCCCAGCGGCAGACAATATGGAAAGAGAGATGTTTCCTCGTTATGAGCCAATTCCATTTAGTGCTTCTATGAATGAATCTACTCCTACTGGTATTACTGATCATATTGCCCAAGGTAGAAACTTCTCTTGA
- the OCIAD1 gene encoding OCIA domain-containing protein 1 isoform X2, protein MNGRADFREPNAEVTRPIPHIGADYIPTEEERRVFAECNDESFWFRSVPLAATSMLITQGLISKGILSSHPKYGSIPKLIFACIMGYFAGKLSYVKTCQEKFKNLENSPLGEALRSGQARRSSPPGHYSQKSRQDSNVSDRSFVTSPAADNMEREMFPRYEPIPFSASMNESTPTGITDHIAQVKVNKYGDTWDE, encoded by the exons ATGAATGGCAGGGCTGATTTTCGAGAGCCGAATGCCGAAGTTACAAGACCTATTCCCC ACATAGGGGCTGATTACATTCcaacagaggaagaaagaagagtctTTGCAGAATGCAATGATGAAAGCTTCTGGTTCAGat CTGTGCCTTTGGCTGCAACAAGTATGTTGATTACACAAGGATTGATTAGTaaag GAATCCTTTCAAGTCATCCCAAGTATGGATCCATCCCTAAACTCATAT TTGCTTGTATCATGGGATACTTTGCTGGAAAGCTTTCTTATGTGAAAACTTGCCAAGAGAAGTTCAAGAATCTTGAGAATTCCCCTCTTGGAGAAGCTTTACGATCAGGACAGGCACGACGCTCTTCACCGCCTGG GCACTATTCTCAAAAGTCAAGACAAGACTCAAATGTGAGTGATCGTTCTTTTGTGACATCCCCAGCGGCAGACAATATGGAAAGAGAGATGTTTCCTCGTTATGAGCCAATTCCATTTAGTGCTTCTATGAATGAATCTACTCCTACTGGTATTACTGATCATATTGCCCAAG TCAAAGTAAACAAATATGGAGATACTTGGGATGAGTGA